One part of the Streptomyces sp. NBC_00286 genome encodes these proteins:
- a CDS encoding sulfatase-like hydrolase/transferase, which translates to MTPEVLPPAATPDDAVTEASGEDSAADERPAASQTTAEAAAEPAEPIEAATEEKAPAERAEPAAAATDEKAPAGDADAPEEAPADATPDAPSDAPADPATPRRWRDRNPTAARYVGWTITALSLGLVCFALLMPTSMEAFRPGIFVRIPVEAILGAGVLIFLPRKPRLVAAVLAGLGLGVVTVLNILDIGFNMFLGRGFNVVLDWVLFDDAKAYLEDSMGSVGTIAAVIGVVVLVLVILAVMTLAVLRLSNVLARDRDQATRTTVLIGTAWVTCAALGLQLAGTPLAARSTVALVEDRVKRVRATIKDEAAFAKEAKKDKFGNTPGDQLLTGLRGKDVIFTFIESYGRSAIEDEDIAPGVNATLTAKNEDLAKAGFAAKSGWLKSSTYGGNSWLGHSTFLSGLWINNQNRYRVVTAGEHLTLTGAFQRTGAWRTVGVMPGVQKNWPEGKFYGLDKVYDSRDLGYKGPKFSWSTMPDQYALKAFEEREHGKKQDKPLMSQIILTSSHQPWAPLPETVPWDQVGDGSVYKDIQKAGKKPGDVFYDSEKATEEYGKSIQYSVTSLIDYVTKYGSKDTVLVFLGDHQPMAKVSGSKASRDVPISIVAQDKSVLDKIDDWNWTDGLKPEKDAPVWRMDSFRDRFLTAYGSQPNPSK; encoded by the coding sequence GTGACGCCAGAGGTTCTTCCTCCAGCGGCCACCCCTGATGATGCCGTTACCGAGGCTTCTGGCGAGGACAGTGCGGCCGACGAAAGGCCCGCCGCCTCGCAGACCACCGCTGAGGCCGCAGCCGAACCGGCTGAACCCATTGAGGCCGCCACCGAAGAGAAAGCCCCCGCTGAACGCGCCGAACCCGCTGCAGCCGCCACCGACGAGAAGGCCCCCGCGGGCGACGCCGACGCCCCCGAGGAAGCTCCGGCCGACGCCACCCCCGATGCCCCGTCCGACGCCCCGGCGGACCCCGCCACCCCCCGCCGCTGGCGCGACAGAAACCCGACCGCCGCACGCTACGTCGGCTGGACGATCACGGCCCTCTCCCTCGGCCTCGTATGCTTCGCGCTCCTCATGCCGACCTCGATGGAAGCCTTCCGGCCGGGAATCTTCGTCCGCATACCCGTGGAGGCGATCCTCGGCGCCGGCGTCCTGATCTTCCTGCCGCGCAAACCACGGCTGGTGGCGGCGGTCCTCGCCGGTCTGGGCCTCGGCGTGGTGACCGTGCTGAACATCCTCGACATCGGCTTCAACATGTTCCTCGGCCGAGGCTTCAACGTGGTCCTCGACTGGGTCCTGTTCGACGACGCGAAGGCCTATCTCGAGGACTCGATGGGCAGCGTCGGCACGATCGCCGCCGTCATCGGGGTCGTCGTCCTCGTCCTGGTCATACTCGCCGTGATGACTCTGGCGGTGCTCCGGCTGAGCAACGTCCTGGCCCGCGACCGGGACCAGGCCACCCGTACCACCGTGCTGATCGGAACCGCTTGGGTCACCTGCGCGGCGCTCGGCCTCCAGCTCGCCGGCACGCCGCTCGCCGCCAGAAGCACGGTTGCCCTGGTCGAGGACCGGGTGAAGCGGGTGCGTGCCACCATCAAGGACGAGGCGGCGTTCGCCAAGGAGGCCAAGAAGGACAAGTTCGGCAACACGCCGGGCGACCAGCTGCTCACCGGCCTGCGCGGCAAGGACGTCATTTTCACCTTCATCGAGAGCTACGGCCGCAGCGCCATCGAGGACGAGGACATCGCACCCGGCGTCAACGCGACGCTCACCGCCAAGAACGAGGATCTGGCCAAGGCCGGGTTCGCCGCCAAGAGCGGCTGGCTCAAGTCGTCGACCTACGGCGGCAACAGCTGGCTCGGCCACTCCACGTTCCTGTCGGGCCTGTGGATCAACAACCAGAACCGCTACCGCGTCGTCACCGCCGGCGAGCACCTGACCCTCACGGGGGCCTTCCAGCGCACCGGCGCCTGGCGGACGGTGGGCGTCATGCCGGGCGTCCAGAAGAACTGGCCGGAGGGCAAGTTCTACGGCCTCGACAAGGTCTACGACTCCCGGGACCTCGGCTACAAGGGCCCCAAGTTCAGCTGGTCGACGATGCCCGACCAGTACGCCCTGAAGGCCTTCGAGGAGCGGGAGCACGGCAAGAAGCAGGACAAGCCGCTCATGTCGCAGATCATCCTGACGTCCAGCCACCAGCCCTGGGCGCCCCTGCCCGAGACGGTGCCCTGGGACCAGGTCGGCGACGGCTCCGTCTACAAGGACATCCAGAAGGCCGGCAAGAAGCCCGGAGACGTCTTCTACGACTCCGAGAAGGCGACGGAGGAGTACGGCAAATCCATCCAGTACTCCGTGACCAGCCTGATCGACTACGTCACGAAGTACGGCAGCAAGGACACCGTGCTCGTCTTCCTCGGCGACCACCAGCCGATGGCCAAGGTCAGCGGCAGCAAGGCCAGCCGGGACGTGCCGATCTCGATCGTCGCCCAGGACAAGTCCGTACTGGACAAGATCGACGACTGGAACTGGACGGACGGCCTCAAGCCCGAAAAGGACGCCCCCGTCTGGCGGATGGACTCCTTCCGCGACCGCTTCCTGACGGCGTACGGCTCACAGCCCAACCCCTCCAAGTAG
- a CDS encoding acyl-CoA synthetase, translating to MEYNLADLFESIVDVVPDREALVYIDHPGTGAERRLTYAELDAAANRIAHHLIDSGVRPGEHLGLHLYNSVEYLQTVLGCLKARIVPVNVNYRYVEEELVYLYRDADLVALVFDAEFTERVAGALPRAEKLRHLVRVGAPAPDAPTLSAVDFAKAEASGSAERDFAPRSADDQFIIYTGGTTGMPKGVMWRQEDLFFSGLGGGAPTGEPVKKPEELAERVAAGGDGITFLPAAPLMHGTSTLTAFIGFNFGQRVVIHRKFVPEEVLRTIEKEKVTSMSLVGDAMLRPLIDALNGPMKGTDCSSMFSVSSSGAIMSDTVREQFQALMPNVMLLNNFGSSESGFNGTATEDSGPDKGFRVRVNSRTQVVDPATYEPVAVGEPGRVAQRGHVPLGYYNDPKKTAETFFQKDGERWVLLGDMATVDEEGVVTVLGRGSQCINTGGEKVYPEEVEQALKAHPDVYDALVAGVPDEKWGNHVAAVVQLRDGAQRLSLDDIQTHCRARLAGYKIPRQLVLTASIQRSPSGKADYRWARSVAEEANH from the coding sequence GTGGAGTACAACCTTGCCGACCTGTTCGAGTCGATCGTCGACGTGGTGCCCGACCGCGAGGCGCTCGTGTACATCGACCACCCCGGCACGGGCGCGGAGCGCCGACTCACTTACGCCGAACTGGACGCGGCGGCCAACCGCATCGCGCACCACCTGATCGACAGCGGCGTACGCCCCGGTGAGCACCTCGGGCTGCACCTCTACAACAGCGTCGAATATCTGCAGACCGTGCTCGGCTGCCTGAAGGCGCGGATCGTGCCGGTCAACGTCAACTACCGCTACGTGGAAGAAGAGTTGGTCTACCTCTACCGTGACGCGGATCTGGTGGCCCTGGTCTTCGACGCGGAGTTCACCGAGCGGGTGGCGGGGGCGCTGCCGCGCGCGGAGAAGCTGCGGCATCTGGTGCGCGTGGGGGCCCCGGCTCCGGACGCTCCGACCCTGTCCGCGGTGGACTTCGCCAAGGCCGAGGCCTCAGGGTCCGCCGAGCGGGACTTCGCGCCGCGCTCGGCCGACGACCAGTTCATCATCTACACCGGCGGCACGACCGGCATGCCCAAGGGCGTGATGTGGCGTCAGGAGGACCTGTTCTTCTCGGGTTTGGGCGGCGGCGCCCCGACCGGAGAGCCGGTCAAGAAGCCGGAAGAGCTGGCCGAGCGGGTCGCGGCCGGCGGTGACGGGATCACGTTCCTCCCCGCTGCACCGCTGATGCACGGCACGTCGACCCTCACCGCCTTCATCGGCTTCAACTTCGGCCAACGCGTGGTGATCCACCGCAAGTTCGTGCCCGAGGAAGTCCTGCGCACCATCGAGAAGGAGAAGGTCACCAGCATGTCGCTGGTCGGCGACGCGATGCTGCGGCCGCTGATCGACGCGCTCAACGGCCCCATGAAGGGGACGGACTGCTCGTCCATGTTCAGCGTCTCGTCCTCCGGCGCGATCATGTCGGACACGGTGCGCGAACAGTTCCAGGCGCTCATGCCGAACGTGATGCTGCTCAACAACTTCGGTTCCTCGGAGTCCGGCTTCAACGGCACGGCGACGGAGGACTCCGGCCCGGACAAGGGCTTCCGGGTGCGCGTCAACTCCCGTACGCAGGTGGTGGATCCAGCGACGTACGAGCCGGTCGCGGTCGGCGAACCGGGCCGCGTCGCACAGCGCGGACATGTCCCGCTCGGCTATTACAACGACCCCAAGAAAACCGCCGAGACCTTCTTCCAGAAGGACGGCGAGCGCTGGGTCCTTCTCGGCGACATGGCGACCGTCGACGAGGAGGGAGTCGTCACCGTCCTCGGCCGCGGCTCCCAGTGCATCAACACCGGAGGCGAGAAGGTCTACCCGGAGGAGGTCGAGCAGGCCCTCAAGGCCCATCCGGACGTGTACGACGCGCTGGTGGCCGGAGTCCCCGACGAGAAGTGGGGCAACCACGTGGCGGCGGTGGTGCAACTGCGCGACGGCGCGCAGCGCCTGTCCCTGGACGACATCCAGACCCACTGCCGCGCCCGTCTCGCCGGCTACAAGATCCCCCGCCAACTGGTGCTCACCGCCTCCATCCAACGCTCCCCGAGCGGCAAGGCGGACTACCGCTGGGCGCGGTCGGTGGCGGAGGAAGCGAACCACTGA
- a CDS encoding crotonase/enoyl-CoA hydratase family protein, producing MGGTEHLTVQREGATLVLTLNRPEAKNALSLPMLVGLYDGWVEADEDDAIRSIVFTGAGGTFCAGMDLKALAGKGMEGQQYRDRLKADPDLHWKAMLRHRRPRKPVIAAVEGHCVAGGTEMLQGTDIRVAGESATFGLFEVKRGLFPIGGSTVRLQRQIPRTHALEMLLTGRAYSAREAADIGLIGHVVPDGTALEKALAIAEQINACGPLAVEAVKASVYETAEMTEVDGLAAELKRGWPIFDTADAKEGSRAFAEKRPPVYRRE from the coding sequence ATGGGTGGGACCGAACACCTCACCGTGCAGCGCGAAGGCGCCACACTGGTACTCACACTCAACAGGCCCGAGGCCAAGAACGCCCTCTCGTTGCCGATGCTGGTCGGCCTCTACGACGGCTGGGTCGAGGCCGACGAGGACGACGCGATCCGCTCGATCGTGTTCACCGGCGCGGGCGGCACGTTCTGCGCGGGCATGGATCTCAAGGCCCTGGCCGGCAAAGGCATGGAGGGGCAGCAGTACCGGGACCGGCTCAAGGCCGACCCCGATCTGCACTGGAAGGCGATGCTGCGGCATCGCCGGCCGCGGAAGCCGGTGATCGCCGCGGTTGAGGGCCACTGTGTGGCCGGCGGTACCGAGATGCTGCAGGGCACCGATATCCGGGTCGCGGGGGAGTCCGCGACCTTTGGGCTCTTCGAGGTGAAGCGTGGGCTGTTTCCGATCGGGGGCTCGACGGTGCGGCTGCAGCGGCAGATTCCGAGGACTCATGCGCTGGAGATGTTGCTGACCGGGCGGGCGTACTCGGCTCGGGAGGCCGCCGACATCGGGCTGATCGGGCATGTCGTGCCCGATGGAACGGCTCTGGAGAAGGCCCTTGCCATTGCCGAGCAGATCAATGCGTGTGGACCGTTGGCCGTTGAGGCGGTGAAGGCCTCTGTGTACGAGACCGCTGAGATGACCGAGGTTGATGGGCTGGCTGCCGAGCTGAAGCGGGGGTGGCCGATCTTCGATACGGCTGATGCGAAGGAGGGTTCGCGCGCCTTTGCCGAGAAGCGGCCGCCGGTGTACCGGCGAGAGTAA
- a CDS encoding Zn-ribbon domain-containing OB-fold protein: MPEVLKAPLVVEFPFTRSLGPVQSAFLTGLRERVVLGVKTGDGRTLVPPVEYDPVTSEEIRNLVEVAPTGTVTTWAWNHAPRRGQPLDTPFAWVLVKLDGADASLLHALDAPGPDAVRTGMRVRIRWAEERSGAITDIACFEPYDRAEAPEPAGHDGQFEDMVTGIVAPARLDYTYSPGRAQSGYINALSDRRIVGERCPSCRKVYVPPRGACPTCGVATVEEVEVGPGGTVTTFCIVNIKAKNLDIEVPYVYGHIALDGADLALHGRIGGIPYDQVRMGLRVEPVWTDGGRYPDHYRPTGEPDADYDTYKELV; this comes from the coding sequence GTGCCCGAAGTGCTCAAAGCCCCCCTCGTCGTCGAGTTTCCCTTCACCCGCTCCCTCGGCCCTGTCCAGAGCGCCTTCCTCACCGGTCTGCGCGAGCGGGTCGTCCTTGGTGTGAAGACCGGCGACGGCAGGACCCTCGTCCCGCCCGTCGAGTACGACCCCGTCACCTCCGAGGAGATCCGGAACCTCGTCGAGGTGGCTCCTACCGGCACCGTCACCACCTGGGCCTGGAACCATGCCCCTCGCCGCGGTCAGCCCCTGGACACCCCCTTCGCCTGGGTTCTGGTGAAGCTCGACGGGGCCGACGCCTCCCTCCTGCACGCTCTGGACGCCCCCGGCCCCGATGCCGTACGTACCGGGATGCGCGTCCGTATCCGGTGGGCCGAGGAACGGTCCGGCGCCATCACGGACATCGCCTGCTTCGAGCCGTACGACAGGGCGGAAGCACCCGAACCCGCCGGTCACGACGGGCAGTTCGAGGACATGGTGACCGGCATCGTCGCCCCCGCCCGCCTCGACTACACCTACTCACCCGGCCGCGCCCAGTCCGGCTACATCAACGCGCTCTCCGACCGGCGGATCGTCGGCGAACGCTGCCCGTCCTGCCGCAAGGTGTACGTCCCGCCGAGGGGTGCGTGTCCCACCTGCGGGGTGGCCACCGTGGAGGAGGTCGAGGTGGGGCCGGGAGGCACGGTCACCACGTTCTGCATCGTGAACATCAAGGCGAAGAACCTGGACATCGAAGTCCCGTACGTCTACGGGCACATCGCGCTCGACGGCGCCGACCTCGCGCTGCACGGCCGTATCGGCGGAATTCCCTACGACCAGGTGCGCATGGGGCTGCGGGTCGAGCCGGTGTGGACGGACGGTGGCCGCTATCCCGACCACTACCGGCCGACCGGGGAGCCCGACGCGGACTACGACACGTACAAGGAGCTGGTGTGA
- a CDS encoding thiolase domain-containing protein has translation MREIAVVAFGQTDHRRTSDEFSEVEMLMPVLHDVLDRTGMKTSDIGFTCSGSTDYLAGRAFSFTMALDGVGAWPPISESHVEMDGAWALYEAWTKLLTGDADTALVYSYGKSSPGSVRDVLTRQLDPYYVAPLWPDSVALAALQAQALIDAGETDEPALASVAARSREDARANSHAQLRGSVPQGEYLVRPLRTGDCPPIGDGAAAVILAAGERARELCERPAWIRGIDHRIEAHGLGVRDLTDSPSTRLAAEKAGAFERPVDTAELHAPFTSQEVVLRKALRLGEDVAVNPSGGALATNPIMAAGLIRIGEAAARIHRGESERALAHATSGPCLQQNLVAVLEGEAR, from the coding sequence ATGCGTGAGATCGCCGTGGTCGCCTTCGGGCAGACCGATCACCGGCGCACCAGTGACGAGTTCTCCGAGGTGGAGATGCTCATGCCGGTGCTGCATGACGTTCTCGACCGGACGGGCATGAAGACCAGCGACATCGGCTTCACCTGCTCCGGCTCCACGGACTATCTCGCGGGCCGCGCCTTCTCCTTCACCATGGCGCTCGACGGGGTCGGTGCCTGGCCGCCGATCTCCGAGTCGCATGTCGAGATGGACGGGGCGTGGGCGTTGTACGAGGCCTGGACGAAGCTCCTCACCGGGGACGCCGACACGGCGCTCGTGTACTCGTACGGCAAGTCCTCACCCGGCTCCGTACGCGATGTGCTGACCCGGCAGCTCGACCCGTACTACGTGGCGCCCCTGTGGCCGGACTCCGTGGCCCTGGCCGCCCTTCAGGCGCAGGCACTCATCGACGCGGGGGAGACGGACGAGCCCGCGCTCGCCTCCGTCGCCGCCCGCAGTCGTGAGGACGCGCGCGCCAACTCCCATGCCCAGCTGAGGGGTTCGGTGCCGCAGGGGGAGTACCTCGTACGTCCGCTCCGTACCGGCGACTGCCCGCCCATCGGCGACGGGGCTGCGGCCGTGATCCTCGCGGCGGGAGAGCGGGCCCGTGAGCTGTGCGAGCGGCCCGCCTGGATCCGGGGGATCGATCACCGTATCGAGGCGCATGGTCTCGGCGTGCGTGATCTGACCGACTCACCGTCCACGCGGCTCGCCGCCGAGAAGGCGGGCGCCTTCGAACGGCCCGTCGACACCGCCGAGTTGCACGCGCCCTTCACCTCCCAGGAGGTGGTCCTGCGTAAGGCGCTGCGGCTGGGCGAGGACGTCGCGGTCAACCCCTCCGGGGGAGCGCTCGCCACCAACCCGATCATGGCCGCCGGGCTCATACGCATCGGTGAGGCCGCGGCCCGTATCCACCGCGGCGAGTCCGAGCGCGCGCTCGCGCACGCCACTTCAGGACCGTGTCTGCAGCAGAACCTGGTTGCCGTACTCGAAGGGGAGGCCCGATGA
- a CDS encoding thiolase domain-containing protein, giving the protein MSKEPVAVVGVGQTKHVAARRDVSIAGLVREAAQRALDDAELTWADIDAVVIGKAPDFFEGVMMPELYLADALGAVGKPMLRVHTAGSVGGSTALVATNLIAGRVHGTVLTLAYEKQSESNAMWGLSLPIPFQQPLLAGAGGFFAPHVRAYMRRTGAPDSVGSLVAYKDRRNALKNPYAHLHEHDITLEKVQASPMLWDPIRYSETCPSSDGACAMVLTDRAGAARSPRPPAWMHGGAMRSEPTMFAGKDSVSPQAGKDCAADVYQQAGITDPRREIDAVEMYVPFSWYEPMWLENLGFAAEGEGWKLTESGVTELDGDLPVNMSGGVLSTNPIGASGMIRFAEAALQVRGQAGEHQVDGARRALGHAYGGGSQFFSMWLVGAEPPTS; this is encoded by the coding sequence ATGAGCAAGGAGCCCGTGGCCGTCGTCGGGGTCGGCCAGACCAAGCATGTCGCCGCGCGCCGGGATGTGTCCATTGCGGGACTCGTCCGCGAGGCCGCCCAACGCGCCCTGGACGACGCCGAGTTGACGTGGGCGGACATCGACGCCGTCGTCATCGGCAAGGCGCCCGACTTCTTCGAGGGCGTCATGATGCCCGAGCTGTACCTTGCCGACGCCCTCGGCGCGGTCGGCAAACCCATGCTGCGCGTGCACACCGCGGGATCCGTCGGCGGCTCAACCGCGCTCGTCGCCACGAACCTGATCGCCGGACGCGTCCACGGCACCGTCCTGACCCTGGCTTACGAAAAACAGTCCGAGTCGAACGCCATGTGGGGTCTGTCCCTGCCGATCCCCTTCCAGCAGCCGCTGCTGGCCGGCGCGGGCGGCTTCTTCGCCCCGCACGTACGCGCCTATATGCGGCGCACCGGCGCACCCGACTCCGTCGGCTCCCTGGTCGCGTACAAGGACCGCCGCAACGCGCTCAAGAACCCGTACGCGCATCTGCACGAGCACGACATCACGCTGGAGAAGGTCCAGGCCTCGCCCATGCTGTGGGACCCGATCCGCTACTCCGAGACCTGCCCGTCCTCGGACGGCGCCTGCGCGATGGTGCTCACCGACCGTGCGGGGGCGGCCCGTTCGCCCCGGCCGCCCGCCTGGATGCACGGCGGCGCGATGCGCTCCGAGCCGACCATGTTCGCGGGCAAGGACAGCGTCTCGCCGCAGGCCGGCAAGGACTGCGCGGCCGACGTGTACCAGCAGGCGGGGATCACCGACCCGCGCCGGGAGATCGACGCCGTGGAGATGTATGTGCCGTTCTCCTGGTACGAGCCCATGTGGCTTGAGAATCTCGGGTTCGCCGCCGAGGGCGAAGGCTGGAAACTCACCGAGTCCGGAGTGACGGAACTCGACGGGGACCTGCCCGTCAACATGTCCGGCGGTGTCCTGTCCACGAATCCGATCGGTGCGTCCGGCATGATCCGCTTCGCGGAAGCGGCCCTTCAGGTTCGCGGCCAAGCGGGAGAACACCAGGTCGACGGGGCGCGCAGGGCGCTGGGGCACGCCTACGGCGGCGGCTCCCAGTTCTTCTCGATGTGGCTGGTGGGGGCCGAACCGCCCACCTCCTGA
- a CDS encoding DUF397 domain-containing protein produces the protein MAESTIQQHPLAGWDKPELDLSNADWRSSSRGLGDVQIAFVEGFIAMRNSGRPESPSLIFTPAEWGAFVSGAREGEFDLT, from the coding sequence GTGGCCGAGAGCACCATCCAGCAGCATCCGCTCGCAGGCTGGGACAAGCCGGAGCTTGACCTCAGCAATGCCGACTGGCGCTCCAGCAGCCGTGGGCTGGGGGATGTCCAGATCGCCTTTGTCGAGGGCTTCATCGCAATGCGCAACAGTGGCCGCCCCGAAAGCCCTTCCCTGATCTTCACGCCCGCGGAGTGGGGCGCGTTCGTGTCGGGGGCACGGGAGGGGGAGTTCGACCTCACCTGA
- a CDS encoding universal stress protein, which produces MSTLPVIAAVDGSDDSLRALEWAFDAARMRGAPLCVVHVRQYAPWATPEVLPAAPPEPDEDPVLRGVRTRLESRTERPATEYAVLEGAPAAVLPELGSAAQLLVLGSRGRGGFASLILGSNSMAAARDAECPVVVVPRPGRQVHANGPAEPGPRVVVGLHVDGPDEASLAFAFAEAARRAARVHVVAAYAWPLQMWAVPGDFITTSTIDQQAIETGTRTLADGFVAPHRERHPDVRVDVQVAPGDAAGHLVAASQDADLMVVGRHRRRLLAPIRMIGSVTQAVLLHAASPVAVVPPAGESTGEAS; this is translated from the coding sequence ATGAGCACCCTGCCCGTCATCGCGGCGGTCGACGGTTCGGACGACAGCCTGCGCGCTCTGGAGTGGGCCTTTGACGCCGCCCGGATGCGCGGAGCGCCGTTGTGCGTCGTCCATGTGCGGCAGTACGCGCCCTGGGCCACGCCCGAGGTCCTGCCCGCCGCGCCGCCGGAGCCGGACGAGGACCCGGTCCTGCGAGGCGTACGCACCCGCCTGGAGAGCCGGACGGAGCGGCCGGCGACGGAGTACGCCGTACTGGAGGGCGCCCCCGCGGCGGTACTCCCCGAACTCGGCTCCGCCGCCCAGCTGTTGGTGCTCGGCTCCCGTGGCCGCGGCGGCTTCGCCAGTCTGATCCTCGGCTCGAACAGCATGGCCGCCGCGCGTGACGCGGAGTGCCCCGTCGTCGTGGTGCCCCGGCCCGGACGCCAGGTGCACGCGAACGGTCCCGCCGAACCGGGCCCGCGCGTGGTGGTCGGCCTGCACGTCGACGGCCCCGACGAGGCGAGCCTCGCCTTCGCGTTCGCCGAGGCCGCCCGCCGCGCGGCCCGCGTGCATGTGGTCGCGGCCTACGCGTGGCCGCTCCAGATGTGGGCCGTCCCCGGCGACTTCATCACCACCTCCACCATCGACCAGCAGGCCATCGAAACCGGCACCCGAACCCTGGCCGACGGCTTCGTGGCCCCGCATCGCGAACGGCACCCCGACGTCCGCGTCGATGTGCAGGTGGCACCGGGCGACGCCGCCGGACACCTGGTCGCTGCCTCCCAGGACGCCGACCTCATGGTGGTGGGCCGCCACCGCCGACGCCTACTGGCCCCCATCCGCATGATCGGCTCGGTCACCCAGGCGGTACTGCTGCATGCGGCGAGCCCGGTGGCGGTGGTGCCACCGGCCGGCGAGTCGACCGGTGAGGCAAGCTGA
- a CDS encoding leucine-rich repeat domain-containing protein, with protein sequence MIRQGVLDYWRGRLDRVPDEVWEHPAPEVLLLPENALTEVPARIGTLSTLHTLDLGHNRLTEVPDELGDLTGLTRFLYLHDNQLTALPESLGRLTRLAYLNAGENRLTALPESLGSMTGLVELRAQHNLLIELPASLGELASLRELWLRGNQLTALPDSVRDLRELRELELRENEFTAVPEALRELPLLRRLDLRANRISELPSWIAELPSLEKLDLRWNAVEVPAGVRRDLEGSGCVVLW encoded by the coding sequence ATGATCAGACAAGGTGTACTCGACTACTGGCGCGGTCGGCTCGATCGCGTACCCGACGAGGTGTGGGAGCATCCCGCACCGGAAGTCCTGCTGCTGCCGGAGAACGCACTCACCGAAGTGCCCGCCCGAATCGGCACCCTCAGCACGCTGCACACGCTGGATCTCGGGCACAACCGCCTCACCGAGGTCCCCGACGAGCTGGGTGACCTGACAGGCCTCACGCGCTTCCTCTATCTGCACGACAACCAACTCACCGCGCTGCCCGAGTCGTTGGGCCGTCTCACCCGGCTTGCCTACCTCAACGCCGGCGAGAACCGCCTCACCGCGCTGCCGGAGTCCCTGGGATCGATGACGGGCCTGGTGGAGCTGCGCGCCCAGCACAACCTGCTCATCGAACTGCCCGCCTCGCTTGGCGAGTTGGCATCGCTGCGCGAGCTGTGGCTGCGCGGCAATCAGCTCACGGCGCTCCCCGACTCCGTACGCGATCTGCGGGAACTGCGGGAACTCGAGCTGCGCGAGAACGAGTTCACAGCCGTGCCCGAAGCGCTGCGCGAGCTGCCCTTGTTGCGGCGGCTAGACCTGCGGGCCAATCGGATCAGCGAACTGCCTTCCTGGATCGCGGAGTTGCCGTCGCTGGAAAAGCTGGACCTGCGATGGAACGCCGTCGAGGTCCCGGCCGGAGTGCGGCGGGACCTCGAAGGGAGTGGATGTGTCGTGCTGTGGTGA